From a single Apium graveolens cultivar Ventura chromosome 2, ASM990537v1, whole genome shotgun sequence genomic region:
- the LOC141708707 gene encoding uncharacterized protein LOC141708707, translating into MGKIWVEICLISARGLRRTSALWKLQWFAVGWIDPDNKYCTKIDASGNANPIWKTKFSILVDSSESNFDDLALHVEVYSREPIFLRERLQGTAVIVLKEFLDKYIKNSEVSKPVDEVGSFQLRKRNSNKPQGFVDVSIRISEREEESDFYPGNGEGFKLRDRRNSNNMANPYEPAQAYSPKLPLDPSSQQAENDSHENLPYMHPMPFPTNNSSSSAAGPSYQSSAGPSYQPQLTPRPPPPSAGPSYQPPRTPPPPPPPSNIGYISTFNPRTHNLPPSYINMPPSGAAPGHNGRPGLGLGLGAGALAAGAVIFGDDFISGYDLPSASLNISTDLPF; encoded by the exons ATGGGAAAAATCTGGGTTGAAATCTGCTTGATTTCTGCAAGGGGGCTGAGGCGTACTTCAGCTCTTTGGAAGCTCCAATGGTTTGCTGTTGGATGGATTGATCCGGATAATAAATACTGCACAAAGATTGATGCATCAGGGAATGCAAATCCAATTTGGAAGACTAAGTTTTCTATATTAGTTGATAGCTCGGAGTCCAATTTTGATGACCTAGCTCTCCACGTCGAAGTCTACAGCCGAGAACCGATCTTCCTTAGAGAAAGGCTCCAGGGAACAGCAGTTATTGTTTTGAAAGAATTTCTAGACAAGTACATTAAGAATTCAGAGGTTTCAAAGCCAGTTGACGAAGTAGGGAGCTTTCAGTTGCGGAAAAGAAATTCAAATAAACCTCAAGGGTTCGTTGATGTATCAATTCGAATTTCAGAGAGAGAGGAAGAATCAGATTTTTACCCAG GTAATGGGGAAGGATTCAAACTCCGTGATCGTAGAAATAGCAATAACATGGCTAATCCATATGAACCAGCACAAGCTTACTCACCAAAGTTGCCCTTAGACCCGTCGTCCCAGCAAGCAGAGAATGATTCACATGAAAATTTGCCTTACATGCACCCAATGCCATTTCCTACAAACAATTCCAGTTCTTCTGCTGCAGGTCCAAGCTACCAATCATCAGCAGGACCTAGCTATCAACCGCAGCTAACTCCAAGACCACCACCACCTTCTGCAGGACCAAGTTATCAACCTCCACGAACTCCCCCACCTCCACCCCCGCCATCAAATATTGGTTATATATCGACATTCAATCCAAGAACGCATAATTTGCCTCCCAGTTACATAAACATGCCACCATCTGGAGCAGCCCCCGGACATAATGGCCGACCTGGTTTGGGACTGGGGTTGGGCGCTGGAGCATTAGCAGCTGGTGCAGTTATATTTGGAGATGATTTTATTTCAGGGTATGATCTGCCAAGTGCTAGTTTGAACATATCAACTGATCTTCCATTCTGA
- the LOC141708709 gene encoding GCN5-related N-acetyltransferase 3, chloroplastic has protein sequence MSVIHGSYFPSIISAKLSNYKRKTTKQPPLPVFISTNPSDINPFHLRDLYSQCNHSPHRFPVRDVDNRVEAVEVDKLSIAVDNSTVVVSVFTRPEFDLSEENEDFEGGGDWLRRMMPLSPANGRLVGFGRAVSDFCLTASIYDVMVVPTLRRRGIGRRILQKIVRSLTNRGIYDIAALCSEEERPFFEACGLGNDIMGSTTMMYTRTSSTSQASQMVQCAGRKLLLLPPDREPFRS, from the exons ATGTCAGTTATTCATGGTAGTTACTTTCCCTCCATAATTTCTGCAAAACTAAGCAACTACAAAAGAAAAACAACAAAACAACCACCACTTCCAGTTTTCATATCCACCAATCCATCAGATATCAACCCTTTTCACCTGAGAGATCTTTACAGTCAATGCAACCATTCTCCTCACCGTTTTCCAGTTCGAGATGTCGATAATCGAGTTGAGGCAGTAGAGGTTGACAAGCTCAGCATTGCAGTTGACAACAGTACTGTTGTTGTTTCTGTTTTTACTAGACCAGAGTTTGATTTGTCAGAGGAGAATGAAGATTTTGAAGGTGGTGGAGATTGGTTACGGAGAATGATGCCTTTGTCGCCTGCTAATGGACGGTTGGTTGGGTTTGGACGGGCTGTTTCGGATTTTTGTCTCACTGCTTCTATCTATGATGTTATG GTTGTTCCAACTTTGCGACGTAGAGGAATTGGTAGAAGGATTCTTCAGAAGATAGTAAG ATCACTTACAAACAGAGGCATATATGATATTGCTGCCCTCTGCTCTGAAGAAGAGAG GCCATTCTTTGAGGCATGTGGATTAGGCAATGACATAATGGGTTCCACCACAATGATGTATACCAGAACCAGTTCGACTTCTCAGGCCAGTCAGATGGTTCAGTGCGCTGGTAGAAAATTACTCTTATTGCCACCAGATCGGGAGCCCTTTCGGTCGTGA